A genomic window from Centroberyx gerrardi isolate f3 chromosome 14, fCenGer3.hap1.cur.20231027, whole genome shotgun sequence includes:
- the ggt7 gene encoding glutathione hydrolase 7, with the protein MHNPAPEIVAGYSSGLVTDKDANPETTLGSAYSPVDYMSITSFPRLPEDDALSGENTQKSRKDDDNFLSEQDTDPDLFLKTARLQRLPSSASDLASHDISPLRETTRDPLADDCACQRDGLTVIITACLTFATGVTVALIMQIYFGDPQVFNQGAVVTDVAQCTSLGFDVLGKQGSSVDAAITAALCLGIIHPHTSGIGGGGVMLVHDIRKNETRVIDFRETAPSAIHEDMLQANLDLKPGLLVGVPGMLSGMHQAHQLYGRMPWKDVVTMAADVARNGFNVTHDLAEALAKVKDQNVSDAFRDLFLPNGQAPLSGLFTRRLDLAAILDAIAANGIADFYSGNLTQEMAAAVRARGGVLSEEDFANYSTLLQQPAEITYQGHHVMAAPAPHAGVALITALNILEGYNITSQLPRNSTYHWIAESVKIALALASGLGDPIYDTSVSEVVAQMLSKSQAALLRQMINDSQAFPAGHYAPSFALEEGAAASQVMVMGPDDFIVSLMSSLNKPFGSGIVTPSGILLNSQILDFSWPNKTQSSSPPNPHNSLQPGKRPMSFLMPTAVRPALGLCGTYVALGSSNGDRALSGITQVLMNVLSSRKNLSDSLAYGRLHPQLQPNKLLVDSEFLQEDVELLQAKGHQVERIDVLSLVEGTRRTNDLIIGVKDPRSADASALTMSMNMP; encoded by the exons ATGCACAACCCTGCTCCTGAAATTGTGGCAGGGTATTCTAGCGGGCTAGTGACGGACAAAGATGCCAATCCGGAGACAACCTTGGGAAGTGCCTACTCTCCGGTGGACTACATGAGCATCACCAGCTTCCCCAGGCTGCCAGAGGACGACGCGCTGTCTGGGGAGAACACTCAGAAATCTCGCAAAGATGATGACAACTTTCTGAGCGAGCAGGATACAG ACCCAGATCTGTTTTTGAAGACAGCTCGCCTCCAGCGTCTCCCCTCCTCGGCCTCTGACCTGGCCAGCCATGACATCTCGCCCCTGCGGGAGACCACCAGAGACCCCTTGGCAGACGACTGCGCCTGCCAGCGAGACGGACTGACAGTCATCATCACAGCCTGCCTCACGTTCGCCACAGGAGTCACTGTAGCTCTCATCATGCAGATCTACTTTGGAGACCCGCAG GTCTTTAACCAGGGGGCGGTGGTGACTGATGTGGCTCAGTGTACGTCTCTCGGCTTCGACGTTCTGGGGAAGCAGGGCTCCAGTGTGGACGCTGCCATCACCGCTGCTCTCTGTCTGGGCATtatccacccacacacctctGGCATTGGCGG TGGCGGAGTTATGCTGGTGCATGACATCCGTAAGAATGAGACCCGGGTAATCGACTTCAGAGAGACGGCACCGTCTGCGATCCATGAGGACATGCTGCAGGCAAACCTTGATCTCAAG CCTGGCCTGCTGGTTGGAGTACCGGGCATGCTCAGTGGGATGCATCAGGCACATCAGCTGTATGGCAG AATGCCGTGGAAAGATGTGGTTACCATGGCAGCCGATGTGGCCAGAAATGGGTTTAATGTTACTCATGACCTAG CTGAAGCTCTAGCTAAAGTTAAGGACCAGAACGTGTCGGACGCCTTCCGGGACTTGTTCCTCCCCAACGGCCAGGCTCCCCTCTCCGGGTTGTTCACCAGACGACTTGActtggcggccatcttggatgCCATCGCAGCTAATGGAATAGCGGACTTCTACAGCGGAAACCTGACGCAGGAAATGGCGGCCGCA GTACGAGCGAGAGGGGGAGTGCTGTCTGAGGAAGACTTTGCAAACTACAGCACACTCTTGCAGCAGCCAGCAGAGATCACCTATCAGG ggCACCATGTGATGGCGGCTCCAGCCCCACATGCAGGCGTTGCCCTGATCACGGCTCTCAACATcctggaaggctacaacattACCAGCCAGCTGCCCAGGAACAGCACCTACCACTGGATTGCAGAG TCTGTGAAGATAGCTCTGGCCCTGGCTAGTGGGCTGGGAGATCCCATATATGACACCTCCGTCTCAGAGGTCGTCGCTCAGATGCTGag TAAGTCCCAGGCTGCCCTGCTTCGCCAGATGATCAACGACTCTCAGGCGTTTCCCGCAGGTCACTACGCTCCATCGTTTGCGTTGGAGGAGGGCGCAGCGGCTTCCCAGGTCATGGTCATGGGGCCGGACGACTTTATTGTGTCACTCATGAG ctCTCTGAACAAACCGTTTGGCAGTGGGATTGTCACTCCTTCAGGAATCCTTTTGAATAGCCAGATCCTGGACTTCTCCTGGCCTAATAAAACACAGAGCTCCTCTCCACCAAACCCA CATAACAGCCTCCAGCCTGGGAAGAGGCCCATGTCCTTCCTGATGCCCACAGCGGTGAGGCCGGCCCTGGGGCTGTGTGGCACTTATGTGGCCCTGGGCTCCTCCAATGGGGACAGAGCCCTTAGTGGCATCACACAG GTGCTGATGAATGTTCTGTCTTCCCGTAAAAACCTGAGTGACAGTTTAGCGTATGGCAGACTCCACCCACAGCTGCAGCCCAACAAACTTCTAGTGGACT ctGAGTTTCTCCAGGAAGACGTGGAGCTGCTACAGGCCAAAGGTCACCAGGTTGAGAGGATAGACGTTCTCTCATTGGTGGAGGGCACCAGGAGAACCAATGACCTCATCATCGGGGTGAAGGACCCCCGCAGTGCTGACGCCTCAGCCCTCACTATGTCCATGAACATGCCCTAG